DNA from Aphis gossypii isolate Hap1 chromosome 3, ASM2018417v2, whole genome shotgun sequence:
CCACTTCATATGGGGCACCACCATCATCGTCATATGGAGCACCACCATCGTCTTCATATGGAGCTCCACCATCATCATCATATGGAGCTCCGCCGTCGTCTTCATATGGAGCACCACCGTCATCTTCTTATGGAGCACCTTCACAAAGTCAATCCTCTTCATATGGAACATCTTCTTTGAAAACATTTCCTTCTCTAACATATGATGCTCCATCGCTACCGTCTTCTTATAATGCACCGTCACAGCCATCGTCATCATACGGCGCACCGTCACGACCGTCATCATCATACGGTGCTCCACTACAACCATCTTCTTCGTATGGCGCACCATTACAACCATCGTCTTCATACGGTGCACCATCTCCTCCTTCATCATCATACGGTGCACCTCCACAACCGTCCTCGTCATATGGCATACCGTCACGACCGTCATCATCATACGGTGCACCATCACAACCATCATCATCATACGGTGCGCCATCTCCTCCCTCATCATCATACGGTGCACCATCACAACCATCATCATCATACGGTGCGCCATCTCCTCCCTCATCATCATACGGTGCACCATTACAACCATCGTCTTCATACGGTGCACCATCTCCTCCTTCATCATCATACGGTGCACCTCCACAACCGTCCTCTTCATATGGCGCACCGTCACAGCCGTCGTCATCATACGGTGCACCATCACAACCATCCTCATCTTACGGTGCCCCATCACAACCGTCGTCATCATACGGTGCACCATCACAACCATCCTCATCTTACGGTGCCCCATCACAACCGTCGTCATCATACGGTGCACCATCACAACCATCTTCATCTTACGGTGCCCCATCACAACCATCGTCATCATACGGTGCCCCGTCACAACCAACGTCATCATACGGCGCCCCATCACTACCATCATCGTCCTACGGCGCACCATCACAACCATCATCATCTTACGGCGCACCATCATCACCGTCGTCTTCTTATGGAGCACCATCACCACCAGCCACATCGTATGGAATaccaacaaataattataacgcaCCCTCTTCTACTCGTTCAATTTCAATAACTCCTTCTGTATCACTTCCTGTACCATCAACTGCATATGGAGCACCTTCTAATGGACCTTCGTCTTCATATGGAGCTCCTTCTAATGGACCTTCATCTTCATATGGTGCACCATCAAATATACCATCATCATCATATGGAACCCCGACATCTGGATCATTTAGTTCGTTTGGTTCTTCTTCTCATAGCAATAATTTAGATTCATTTAATATaggaaatttatttagttctcGCACTCAATTTAGTGCACCAATTCCTTCAATTACTTATGGTTCACCTAAAGGTAATGGAGACACTCAAGGCTCTTATAGCAGCGTATCAAACTCAGTTTCATTTCCAGAAAATTCTCAATTAACAACGATTAATTCATACGGAGAACCAACTAATAAAAGAGATTCAAGTCAGCCATCAGAAGACTCATTTCATGTAGTCAGCTCACAATACAACACTCAAAGTCCAGATACACAAACAACGCCACcatcaaatatattacaaaggCGTCATAAAGAATCTTTAGAAAGTGATAGCGTGTCGTCTTCAAATTTAGACGAAAAATTGAAGACAAAAAAAGTAGTTGTAAATGACAAACTTAATGCGTACTTAAAATACATAgctaaaaatacacaaaaaacagATATAGGTTTTCAGGCACCTACAAAGacttttagttttaactaCGAAGAATCACCTTCTCAAGTTAACGATAGCCTTGCGTCACTAAGTGATAATTCTCCAATTAATCAtagaaataatgaatataattctGAACAAAATTCAAGTGCTCATACTTATTCAGACAATCAATGGAAAATCACTGAAAGTCTAAAATGATGAAATTACAAAactttattatgtacttttatgTTAACAAGTTtaactattgtaaaatatgcaatgtaattttacaaaactcAAGTTCTActacttgaaaaaatattgtggtatgaatattataaaataacctaTTATTTGCCAATATTTAATGGTGAGTCAGTTAAGTTATAaagtaatgaattaaatattaagatttagatgtataaatatatactatattaatatatgtatattacctatgaacgttttataattattatttttttctaaacatgaaattaatttacaaattcatacattataatgtaatcaCCATAGATATTAAAGAGCaccaatgtaatataaaagagAGATAGTGATAAAAAcacactttttatatttaaatttaaaaatgtgtggtttttttactctttattaagtatataagtgtatgatttaatttaaattatattataataaataaaatataaaaacagtatctattatattattattaccgaatattaacaattttaaaaacaagatAAACCATACCTACTCTTCATAATATAGTCATTTtggtactaaaaatatttcaatatagtgCTTCACAAATTCACAACCAccacaaaattcaaaaatgaacaAATGTACTTAagctatgtattataatatatatgtacaacatatatatgtgtatgcaATATACCATCAAAAATTAGTTCCTCAACATTTATCACAGTAAATAACCAATCTTACTAGACACTAGTTATATCATTACCAGtgattaaactaaatatgatataattaattttacaaaccaaataattcaaaaaaataaataaatagaaaaattatataatcttaccttagtttcaataaaaactGTCCATTCTTCAGTAGAACAGTAAGGTAAAAATCTGTCATAAAAATTTCCACTGTATAAGACTTCGGTCAAGTTTGGGAGTTCAgagttagaaatatttaatggttCAGACAGTTTAGTAATAAGAGTTTTTACTAATGGTAAAATGAAAGAATAACGTTCCATATTgtcatctaaaatatttaaagttaattataactttaataactattttttaattcgaagctttatatttaacttacctTTAAGTGctttttgtaaaatactatttgCTGAACGTAATAAGTAACATTCAACTTCTATGACACTTTTATTACTTGTTTGTAATATAGTATGCAATTTAACTGTTGCCATAGCACAAATTTCCATATTTGGACTTGATGAACAGCTCAATAAAAGtcctgttaataaaaataataaaactagtcAAAAAAtgcagttaaatataaaaaagtaagcacaactcaacatattattatgttatatttgggtgaaaaaaaaataaatctatgtacaattaattactttcaattcaaactaataaataattgaattttattagtatatcatAGAAATTCTTACCATATGTCTTCATAGCAATATCTTTGTTGTATTGTTCTTGATTATCTCCAAAAATAGCTAATTGttcgattaattttatacaaccaTCAAGTAATTTCACTGAACactttttgtcaaaatttggaCTTGGATCCAATACAACTAAATCATATACCAAACCTATCAACTGACCAATATTTTCCATCTTAGAATGATCATCAACAGTAGATCCAGAATCATGAAGGTCACTTAATACAGCTTCAACagctttttctaaaatatgtaGCTTCAGTTCTAAATGagaacaatataacatattgtttAAACTTAGCATATTTATGCATGCCATAACTTGACCACGttcctaaaaattttaaaaccattacaaaagtattttaatattatctttacatttaaattaagtacctTCCAACAATTTTTGCTATGAATATTAACTCCTCGCCACATGACaacaaaaagaatattttctaCCAATGAACATAAATCGTTTTCTTTATTCTCTGTTTTACTACTAGAAAGTTCTTGCCAAGGACTAtcgaacataaaatataattcacatttaataatagtttataatttttttttttttataattattctaatttatatatataatattatgaataatattatattatataagtacatttattttattatatgatactaGTATGATATTAGTACTCATAAtccatataaatagttttaaaattataatcaatatttaaaaacagaaaatggTTATACTACACCATAATACGATCATATGATAAAATgacataatctaaaatatgacacaaaaagtataataagaaactaaaatttcattaattattacaaattaatttaattaaaaattaacaaaatatgctGTTTgagatatgtatttaatttaccatACTCAAGTATTTTATTCAGCTTCAGCAATTGtggttttttattctatagttaaaaatgaatgtttaaatttaaaataaacaaaataaaatgttattaacgtTATGTCGAtacaattaaagataaaaatatattgacattaatagttttatcatatctaatattttgtacatactaaacaaaatttagacaaaattaactgattaatatacaataacgacctaaatttattagattttattaaacttaaaatcaggaatataaaatgtttacttgaTAGTATCGAAATCATTCTGATCACTGCTTCCAACATCTTCACAAGCTGTTGATGCATTATCAGACATAACAATTCCAGAACTTATTGAACGATTATCTGGTGCAATAGAAGATTTTATTGATGATATATCTTCAAGACTGCTAGATAtagatctaaaaaataatatacttaataaatattaacttatacctatttaaatataatatgtgagtaGACAGCTAtacaaaataagatattttataacatatattttcaagtgCTGAATTTTTGTTAGACTGTTATGTGTCTCTTACTGGacaaagtatacatataagcaagttttaatttaaaatgtataaaattatgataaattatatttcattttatacaggaaacaattaattctaatcaaatttataaattataaattccaaacaaattataaagtaaatattaactttgttgaattcataaaataaatttttaaacaaatgacaaaaataaaataatttataatcctaATTTGTGTCTTGTAATTTTTCTTAActcattattaacaaataaatatttagatattaggtatctaaataatatatttttagagacATACCTATTACTCATACTGTAGGAATCTATATCAAGGCCCAACTCaactaataattgttttgtcatTAATTGAGCTTTATCTTCATCAATAGTATTTCTATCAGAATGGGGTGAATACATTGCatacttttttattcgttCCTTAGCACTTTCTCCAATTTCCTTAATAGtcaacatatattaataattataattattatataactcaaacaaaacaatgtaaattattttacttgaatttcagtggttttttgtttaaacattgAGTATGCTGATGTAACAGCGAATGATAAATTACTAGTAGCTGAGTGAATATTACCACTAACACTGTTCATGGCATGTGCTAGATTATCAGATGCAATTTGAATATTGTCACTAACAACTAAACCAACCGTATTAACAGCAGAACTTAGATTTTCTGAAGCATACTGAAGATTGTCAACAACAACTGCTGATACAGATCCAGCCacacctaaataaatataaataatatagaatttaatacaGCATGCGTTCAGTGTAAACTGATTTAAGAAACActcaatttatcatattatattttttatatgagctaaatatatatttcaaagtttaaattcTACGGATATATACATTGTCATTACAAGttacaattttgtaatatcaatgctaaataaaaattgatactttattttgttagCCTCAGGCGTGTAGCCAGGGGAGGTGATACAAGTGTAGTaacacccccccccccacagCCATGGATACTGAATATGTTTTATCAGGATAAAGATGCattataagtacaatttatcttaaatcaatatatgATACATGATATAtgtgacaaatttaaatatacgtaaaGTAATCAATTTTGTGTGTATACATTtgtcaattaattttgaataacaaacCTTCCCCCTACAAATTTCTAGCTACACGCCTGATTAGCCTTATTTGTCCAAGTCATTTTAACTCAACAActgaagttttaaaatcaaaatccaCTAAATGAAagccatttaaaattaaatgcattattatcatatatttttttttttttagattaattaaaatgtaaaaattaaacaatttacaacaTCAATAGtttgaatgattattatttaataattttaatcttaaaataaaatattttataatataaaaatatgagagGAGGAAAGTATATAGGTAACCACTCTGCtaacaataaatgttaaatgacTTTGTTATTGAGTAagtaaccataataattattacaaattataaattattatcagtataatTTACCATATTGTAGactctttaataataaatagcttatttaaaataaattataactaccttttatttcattttcaataaaattagcagcatctgaaaaattttttactgCTGATATAGAACTTTCACAAATTGCATTATCAGAAAATTCTtctttaaattcaaacatagaattccatttttttaaagataaatgtttagcttttttaatattgggaTATGAACTCCATCTTGTTAATTTCTTGTAAACTTTTTCAACATCATTTTCTTCAAAGCTCATTAGATCTTTGTTGTGTGATGTTTTTCCTTCAGCTAATCGATGTACTAAAAGCCGGGTTACACAATCTTGCCAACCAAATTGTTTAGCAAATGCTTTAGCTGCATTTGGATTCATGTAAATCATTGCTAATAACTTTCGAGCTACTTctagttttatttcaatatcttcATAGGCTAGACGATGaagaattgataaaattgCTGGATATGTACACATGGaatctaaaaatttagaaaaatacataaaattgaatCATGTATAGTATTTAGTAGCAGtcaattagatttaaaaatatacctgtTAATAAAACCTGATCAAACATCATTAAAGTGACTTCCATTGATAAATTCTGAAAATCTGGTAGCAATGATATAAGACCCGGAAACAATCCATAACCAGAGTTTTGTAAtcgtaaattacatttttgccTTTCATATACATACtttgttttaagtattattgacaaaaactaaaaataaaaaataaatataaataatttttaactaataactaacttattattttatagaattaaaatgaaaatacttaaaaaaaaaaaaaaatacctttaaaACTCTATGTTTTGCTAACATACTAatagatttttcaattaaaatgcaGTATAAAATTTCAGCAGTTTGAGGTTCatacatcaataaaaataactgatcTTTGCATGATTCATTTTCtaattgttttatcaataCATCTAATAGTTCTATTacctaaaattaatagtattgtgATAtgcaacattattttttatataaaaaaataaatatgaaatatttttaaaagtgttaCTAAcgtaacttttaaataaaaataaaaattaatagttaccaTTGTTTCTGATCTACATGTTATGAGATATCgtacaataatatctatatctgATATACTaacatcttttaaaatataaaatcgaacAATATCCAATAAAGATGCTCTAAGTACTGTAATATGATTAACTGATAATACATCAcatgtagtataataagttCTTATAGTGTCTAAGAAAAATTGAACACCAAATCGTTTTCGAAATGATTTACGatcattttttatcaacatatatataatcttaACGACACCTAAAAATATGATGttcttaatactaaaaaaaaatatattaattagttagtaacaaacaaatattaccAATTTGCACATTAAAAGAACATCGACaccaaatagaaaaattaaaaagaatatgttGATAAAACGGTCTTAACAGTTGGATGTTAGAAATCTCCTGTAATGATTCcataaataattgcattgcTTCTAACATTTGCAAATCAATCTTATCTGAAGGTacctataacaaattaaaaatatataaaaacacattatatttaaacaaacattatttacttttgtaaGTAATTCTCCTAAAATTGGTATgccattttttcttaaaagttGTTCTTGTCCAACAACATTTCCTttcattagattttttattaaaataaacaataagccTATAGGATGTAGCTCAAGTCTttcatctaaaaattaaatatcatattatataataaatacccagataaataaataatgtttataatttatagccaaaaatattttttaaaaaaccaaataattaaattgcataCCAAGAGAGTATGAACGAAGAGATGAAACATCGTCTAAATCTAAAGAAACTTCTGTGTTTGTATGATCCAATGATAATAAACCTAGatgttcattttcatttaaaacttgACTTTCCAAAATTGGAAACAAAACACATAGACCtccaatcatatttattacatcctagataacataatgttattttcaccaataaaaaaaaaaattattatatttttgaagtacTTGTATGGGTGAACATTTATTAACAGCTGCTGTAAGACGagcattgattttatttttttgacttaAATCTAGAGCAGTATCACGACTAGAAGCAGCAGTAGgactaaagtaaaatattgatcTATTAAACAGTCCTAATATATCACATGTAGAATCGTCCATTGTACTAAGTGAAGAATAATTTGGacctaaaacaattattaataaatttataaaatatacacaatttttaaggTTCTTAATTACCCAAGtcaaatatagattttatctGTTGAGCTGATAGATATTCAGGAAACAAACAAATTGGACCTAGTTGACCTTTAAGGCACATAGAACAACCATACAAAGAATCTTGCATGCCAGGGGGAAAGTCTTTAACATATGGATCCATAGCACTTGATCCTctcataagtaaataattcggtacctacacaataatatttattacataccaTAACAAATTttgcagtatattatttatataaattaattttaaaatattacttgacTAATAAATGATGGTAAAATTCCTCGGTCAACTTGAGGTTGGATATCAATAGATTTTGACACATGAGGAAGAAAAGTACCAATggaacatttttgaaattgctacaaattgaaaataaattatattaaaattgattagcaaataaacaaacaaatgtataatataactgtttaattaataggtatattacatcAGTTAATGGCATAAATTTGGCAGGAGCACTAATATTTTGCACACcatcaatataaattgaaacttGATTATGCCCAAAAGGTctccttaaataaaataacatagaaAAATGTGTAAAGTGAATTATGCCAATTTCCAAGTACTACATTCTTACTTTGATGGGCTATAGCTAACATCTACACAATACCAACGATTTTCTACAAATCTAAAATCTCGAGCAGTAACtgtaaaaaattctttttttgtattcattcCAACAACAAGAGTCCAATCTGATccaataaaaatttctaatcCTGTATTTGAATTGGTTACTAAGCTAAAAAgaagttataacatatatttaaaaaatactacatttaatttataaaactataatttttaatgtcttACTGTAACAGTTGGCGTCTGTAAGAAGCCAAGCCAAATGTACTAGTACAGTGATGAAAACTAACATTATCCAAGCGTAACCAACAATGAAAGGTTAAGCCATTCATCGGTCCAggccatttttttaattcatcaagTATAAGACCTTCTGTTAATGAAAAagatagaattattaaattaatacaatatttatttatttttatagattattcatAAATCGTGCTAACTTCTTTAAGAACAAAaagatatttatgaaaaataaattataagttctcaattatgttaaatataaattgcatccaaaaatttgaaataatcgtTTCCCATtcgtatcaatttatttataaacaacttaactcagtaacaatattaattattattattcaatgataaaatataaagaccTGTTTTAggttgttacaatattatatactcacattgttttaatttaaactaaagactacgataaattcaaatatatatatagtgtataccttGATCTTTTTGAACATCAAAAAAAACTTTGCAGCTATAATCATAAGTACAATAAGCAACTTCTGACAATGTTCCAAGCATTTGAGTGATGTATGgaaactaaacaaataaaatataatttttagcctAAGcccaaaatataaatcaaaatcaaaatacaaagAAAAACTTACAGGTTCATCTTTGTCtctcattaataaaaaaatctttttcaatTCAGAGGT
Protein-coding regions in this window:
- the LOC114126666 gene encoding sialidase-like, translating into MMAKRMAQTILLLTTLISFYNIVEAEDKSLVRIRREPPSKYGPPKPSRPRPIYGPPKSNAWPKPVYGPPPKPKYGPPPKSKYGPPKPKYGPPKPNYGPPKPNYGPPKPVYGPPPKTNYGRPKPVYGPPSKPTQSYGPPSGGGFKPSTSYGAPPSSSYGAPPSSSYGAPPSSSYGAPPSSSYGAPPSSSYGAPSQSQSSSYGTSSLKTFPSLTYDAPSLPSSYNAPSQPSSSYGAPSRPSSSYGAPLQPSSSYGAPLQPSSSYGAPSPPSSSYGAPPQPSSSYGIPSRPSSSYGAPSQPSSSYGAPSPPSSSYGAPSQPSSSYGAPSPPSSSYGAPLQPSSSYGAPSPPSSSYGAPPQPSSSYGAPSQPSSSYGAPSQPSSSYGAPSQPSSSYGAPSQPSSSYGAPSQPSSSYGAPSQPSSSYGAPSQPSSSYGAPSQPTSSYGAPSLPSSSYGAPSQPSSSYGAPSSPSSSYGAPSPPATSYGIPTNNYNAPSSTRSISITPSVSLPVPSTAYGAPSNGPSSSYGAPSNGPSSSYGAPSNIPSSSYGTPTSGSFSSFGSSSHSNNLDSFNIGNLFSSRTQFSAPIPSITYGSPKGNGDTQGSYSSVSNSVSFPENSQLTTINSYGEPTNKRDSSQPSEDSFHVVSSQYNTQSPDTQTTPPSNILQRRHKESLESDSVSSSNLDEKLKTKKVVVNDKLNAYLKYIAKNTQKTDIGFQAPTKTFSFNYEESPSQVNDSLASLSDNSPINHRNNEYNSEQNSSAHTYSDNQWKITESLK